A stretch of Homo sapiens chromosome 12, GRCh38.p14 Primary Assembly DNA encodes these proteins:
- the ANHX gene encoding anomalous homeobox protein isoform 2 (isoform 2 is encoded by transcript variant 2), whose amino-acid sequence MQSFLTLLKEHEDTCAPPAELVTLAGRLCRDFQDDLAQLQPLVTAILDSQLRLHLLDNADVALACARVLDQQEQQQAACRLLEGCQVPGGSQELVQLWNDIHYRLVMRRLGVAALTPVQKFRCRKRNPPPPSLCPEGLKSRNFPREVREKLHNFAVGVNTNPSKAERENLALETSLTPEQVYNWFANYRRRQRALPQHMKPAQQATAEDPGARERGPDLLQPSGNPRVDSGFVDRPQWSEEREEKGPPQSPQTTQGPWEPLALAPDFPADETVSKPLDVSGHPQSVQLEEGLGTSSGRTELRVGSFLVTQPPLQAPEFILTQSPPELAPAPSAFPGPVSAMELSQALPSSQVQCSDSQASGDAFWGARMLLEFSGSSLG is encoded by the exons GCTTCCTGACTCTGCTGAAGGAGCATGAGGACACCTGTGCACCCCCGGCGGAGCTGGTGACCCTTGCGGGCAGACTGTGCCGGGACTTCCAGGATGACCTTGCCCAACTGCAGCCTTTGGTCACAGCCATTCTGGACAGCCAGCTCCGCCTGCATCTCCTGGACAACGCAGATGTGGCCCTGGCGTGCGCCCGTGTCCTGGaccagcaggagcagcagcaggcgGCTTGCCGCCTCCTGGAG GGGTGCCAGGTGCCGGGAGGCAGCCAGGAGTTAGTGCAGCTCTGGAACGACATCCACTACCGTCTGGTCATGAGGAGGCTGGGCGTGGCTGCGCTCACCCCGGTGCAGAAGTTCCGCTGCAGGAAGAG GAACCCCCCGCccccctccctctgcccagaGGGGCTGAAGAGCCGGAACTTCCCCAGAGAGGTTCGTGAGAAGCTGCACAATTTCGCTGTGGGGGTGAACACCAACCCCAGCAAGGCTGAGAGG GAGAACTTGGCATTGGAGACGAGCTTGACCCCTGAGCAGGTGTACAACTGGTTTGCCAATTACCGGCGCCGCCAAAGAGCCCTTCCCCAGCACATGAAGCCAGCCCAGCAGGCCACAGCTGAAGACCCTGGTGCGAGGGAGAGGGGTCCTGACCTCCTGCAGCCCTCAGGCAACCCCCGTGTTGACTCTGGGTTTGTGGACAGGCCTCAGTGGTCAG AGGAACGTGAGGAAAAGGGGCCTCCACAGTCCCCACAGACCACCCAAGGACCATGGGAGCCACTGGCCTTAGCCCCGGACTTTCCCGCAGATGAGACAGTCTCAAAGCCACTGGATGTCAG CGGCCATCCCCAGAGCGTGCAATTGGAGGAGGGTCTGGGCACAAGCAGTGGACGGACAGAGCTACGGGTGGGCAGCTTCCTGGTGACACAGCCCCCACTGCAAGCTCCTGAATTCATCCTCACCCAGAG CCCTCCAGAGCTGGCCCCAGCCCCATCTGCCTTCCCCGGCCCTGTGTCTGCCATGGAGCTgagccaggccctgccctccagccag GTGCAGTGTTCTGATAGCCAGGCCTCTGGTGATGCCTTCTGGGGAGCCAGGATGCTCCTTGAGTTTTCAGGGAGCAGCCTGGGCTGA
- the ANHX gene encoding anomalous homeobox protein isoform X1 → MQSFLTLLKEHEDTCAPPAELVTLAGRLCRDFQDDLAQLQPLVTAILDSQLRLHLLDNADVALACARVLDQQEQQQAACRLLEGCQVPGGSQELVQLWNDIHYRLVMRRLGVAALTPVQKFRCRKRNPPPPSLCPEGLKSRNFPREVREKLHNFAVGVNTNPSKAERENLALETSLTPEQVYNWFANYRRRQRALPQHMKPAQQATAEDPGARERGPDLLQPSGNPRVDSGFVDRPQWSEEREEKGPPQSPQTTQGPWEPLALAPDFPADETVSKPLDVRSLPGGEMYQEGPGHDPATLPLFCPGPGLCPLAAGNDMLNPSLAAPESWLMSLALASSKEVSFQTGQLVHSHGLDFMMGPADTAVAVSIATLGDPSPTVCRGISLHAGFSGPPSGHPQSVQLEEGLGTSSGRTELRVGSFLVTQPPLQAPEFILTQSPPELAPAPSAFPGPVSAMELSQALPSSQVQCSDSQASGDAFWGARMLLEFSGSSLG, encoded by the exons GCTTCCTGACTCTGCTGAAGGAGCATGAGGACACCTGTGCACCCCCGGCGGAGCTGGTGACCCTTGCGGGCAGACTGTGCCGGGACTTCCAGGATGACCTTGCCCAACTGCAGCCTTTGGTCACAGCCATTCTGGACAGCCAGCTCCGCCTGCATCTCCTGGACAACGCAGATGTGGCCCTGGCGTGCGCCCGTGTCCTGGaccagcaggagcagcagcaggcgGCTTGCCGCCTCCTGGAG GGGTGCCAGGTGCCGGGAGGCAGCCAGGAGTTAGTGCAGCTCTGGAACGACATCCACTACCGTCTGGTCATGAGGAGGCTGGGCGTGGCTGCGCTCACCCCGGTGCAGAAGTTCCGCTGCAGGAAGAG GAACCCCCCGCccccctccctctgcccagaGGGGCTGAAGAGCCGGAACTTCCCCAGAGAGGTTCGTGAGAAGCTGCACAATTTCGCTGTGGGGGTGAACACCAACCCCAGCAAGGCTGAGAGG GAGAACTTGGCATTGGAGACGAGCTTGACCCCTGAGCAGGTGTACAACTGGTTTGCCAATTACCGGCGCCGCCAAAGAGCCCTTCCCCAGCACATGAAGCCAGCCCAGCAGGCCACAGCTGAAGACCCTGGTGCGAGGGAGAGGGGTCCTGACCTCCTGCAGCCCTCAGGCAACCCCCGTGTTGACTCTGGGTTTGTGGACAGGCCTCAGTGGTCAG AGGAACGTGAGGAAAAGGGGCCTCCACAGTCCCCACAGACCACCCAAGGACCATGGGAGCCACTGGCCTTAGCCCCGGACTTTCCCGCAGATGAGACAGTCTCAAAGCCACTGGATGTCAG GTCTCTGCCAGGTGGCGAGATGTACCAGGAGGGGCCTGGCCATGATCCTGCCACCCTCCCCCTcttctgccctggccctggcctctgCCCTCTGGCTGCTGGCAATGACATGCTGAACCCCTCTCTGGCTGCCCCTGAATCTTGGCTGATGTCTCTTGCACTGGCGTCCTCCAAGGAAGTTTCCTTCCAGACTGGGCAGCTGGTCCACAGCCATGGGCTGGACTTCATGATGGGCCCTGCAGACACCGCTGTGGCTGTGTCCATTGCCACCCTTGGAGATCCCAGCCCTACAG TGTGCCGTGGAATCTCATTACATGCAGGGTTTTCTGGCCCCCCCAGCGGCCATCCCCAGAGCGTGCAATTGGAGGAGGGTCTGGGCACAAGCAGTGGACGGACAGAGCTACGGGTGGGCAGCTTCCTGGTGACACAGCCCCCACTGCAAGCTCCTGAATTCATCCTCACCCAGAG CCCTCCAGAGCTGGCCCCAGCCCCATCTGCCTTCCCCGGCCCTGTGTCTGCCATGGAGCTgagccaggccctgccctccagccag GTGCAGTGTTCTGATAGCCAGGCCTCTGGTGATGCCTTCTGGGGAGCCAGGATGCTCCTTGAGTTTTCAGGGAGCAGCCTGGGCTGA
- the ANHX gene encoding anomalous homeobox protein isoform 1 (isoform 1 is encoded by transcript variant 1) — MQSFLTLLKEHEDTCAPPAELVTLAGRLCRDFQDDLAQLQPLVTAILDSQLRLHLLDNADVALACARVLDQQEQQQAACRLLEGCQVPGGSQELVQLWNDIHYRLVMRRLGVAALTPVQKFRCRKRNPPPPSLCPEGLKSRNFPREVREKLHNFAVGVNTNPSKAERENLALETSLTPEQVYNWFANYRRRQRALPQHMKPAQQATAEDPGARERGPDLLQPSGNPRVDSGFVDRPQWSEEREEKGPPQSPQTTQGPWEPLALAPDFPADETVSKPLDVRSLPGGEMYQEGPGHDPATLPLFCPGPGLCPLAAGNDMLNPSLAAPESWLMSLALASSKEVSFQTGQLVHSHGLDFMMGPADTAVAVSIATLGDPSPTGFSGPPSGHPQSVQLEEGLGTSSGRTELRVGSFLVTQPPLQAPEFILTQSPPELAPAPSAFPGPVSAMELSQALPSSQVQCSDSQASGDAFWGARMLLEFSGSSLG, encoded by the exons GCTTCCTGACTCTGCTGAAGGAGCATGAGGACACCTGTGCACCCCCGGCGGAGCTGGTGACCCTTGCGGGCAGACTGTGCCGGGACTTCCAGGATGACCTTGCCCAACTGCAGCCTTTGGTCACAGCCATTCTGGACAGCCAGCTCCGCCTGCATCTCCTGGACAACGCAGATGTGGCCCTGGCGTGCGCCCGTGTCCTGGaccagcaggagcagcagcaggcgGCTTGCCGCCTCCTGGAG GGGTGCCAGGTGCCGGGAGGCAGCCAGGAGTTAGTGCAGCTCTGGAACGACATCCACTACCGTCTGGTCATGAGGAGGCTGGGCGTGGCTGCGCTCACCCCGGTGCAGAAGTTCCGCTGCAGGAAGAG GAACCCCCCGCccccctccctctgcccagaGGGGCTGAAGAGCCGGAACTTCCCCAGAGAGGTTCGTGAGAAGCTGCACAATTTCGCTGTGGGGGTGAACACCAACCCCAGCAAGGCTGAGAGG GAGAACTTGGCATTGGAGACGAGCTTGACCCCTGAGCAGGTGTACAACTGGTTTGCCAATTACCGGCGCCGCCAAAGAGCCCTTCCCCAGCACATGAAGCCAGCCCAGCAGGCCACAGCTGAAGACCCTGGTGCGAGGGAGAGGGGTCCTGACCTCCTGCAGCCCTCAGGCAACCCCCGTGTTGACTCTGGGTTTGTGGACAGGCCTCAGTGGTCAG AGGAACGTGAGGAAAAGGGGCCTCCACAGTCCCCACAGACCACCCAAGGACCATGGGAGCCACTGGCCTTAGCCCCGGACTTTCCCGCAGATGAGACAGTCTCAAAGCCACTGGATGTCAG GTCTCTGCCAGGTGGCGAGATGTACCAGGAGGGGCCTGGCCATGATCCTGCCACCCTCCCCCTcttctgccctggccctggcctctgCCCTCTGGCTGCTGGCAATGACATGCTGAACCCCTCTCTGGCTGCCCCTGAATCTTGGCTGATGTCTCTTGCACTGGCGTCCTCCAAGGAAGTTTCCTTCCAGACTGGGCAGCTGGTCCACAGCCATGGGCTGGACTTCATGATGGGCCCTGCAGACACCGCTGTGGCTGTGTCCATTGCCACCCTTGGAGATCCCAGCCCTACAG GGTTTTCTGGCCCCCCCAGCGGCCATCCCCAGAGCGTGCAATTGGAGGAGGGTCTGGGCACAAGCAGTGGACGGACAGAGCTACGGGTGGGCAGCTTCCTGGTGACACAGCCCCCACTGCAAGCTCCTGAATTCATCCTCACCCAGAG CCCTCCAGAGCTGGCCCCAGCCCCATCTGCCTTCCCCGGCCCTGTGTCTGCCATGGAGCTgagccaggccctgccctccagccag GTGCAGTGTTCTGATAGCCAGGCCTCTGGTGATGCCTTCTGGGGAGCCAGGATGCTCCTTGAGTTTTCAGGGAGCAGCCTGGGCTGA
- the ANHX gene encoding anomalous homeobox protein isoform X3 has protein sequence MQSFLTLLKEHEDTCAPPAELVTLAGRLCRDFQDDLAQLQPLVTAILDSQLRLHLLDNADVALACARVLDQQEQQQAACRLLEGCQVPGGSQELVQLWNDIHYRLVMRRLGVAALTPVQKFRCRKRNPPPPSLCPEGLKSRNFPREVREKLHNFAVGVNTNPSKAERENLALETSLTPEQVYNWFANYRRRQRALPQHMKPAQQATAEDPGARERGPDLLQPSGNPRVDSGFVDRPQWSEEREEKGPPQSPQTTQGPWEPLALAPDFPADETVSKPLDVSVPWNLITCRVFWPPQRPSPERAIGGGSGHKQWTDRATGGQLPGDTAPTASS, from the exons GCTTCCTGACTCTGCTGAAGGAGCATGAGGACACCTGTGCACCCCCGGCGGAGCTGGTGACCCTTGCGGGCAGACTGTGCCGGGACTTCCAGGATGACCTTGCCCAACTGCAGCCTTTGGTCACAGCCATTCTGGACAGCCAGCTCCGCCTGCATCTCCTGGACAACGCAGATGTGGCCCTGGCGTGCGCCCGTGTCCTGGaccagcaggagcagcagcaggcgGCTTGCCGCCTCCTGGAG GGGTGCCAGGTGCCGGGAGGCAGCCAGGAGTTAGTGCAGCTCTGGAACGACATCCACTACCGTCTGGTCATGAGGAGGCTGGGCGTGGCTGCGCTCACCCCGGTGCAGAAGTTCCGCTGCAGGAAGAG GAACCCCCCGCccccctccctctgcccagaGGGGCTGAAGAGCCGGAACTTCCCCAGAGAGGTTCGTGAGAAGCTGCACAATTTCGCTGTGGGGGTGAACACCAACCCCAGCAAGGCTGAGAGG GAGAACTTGGCATTGGAGACGAGCTTGACCCCTGAGCAGGTGTACAACTGGTTTGCCAATTACCGGCGCCGCCAAAGAGCCCTTCCCCAGCACATGAAGCCAGCCCAGCAGGCCACAGCTGAAGACCCTGGTGCGAGGGAGAGGGGTCCTGACCTCCTGCAGCCCTCAGGCAACCCCCGTGTTGACTCTGGGTTTGTGGACAGGCCTCAGTGGTCAG AGGAACGTGAGGAAAAGGGGCCTCCACAGTCCCCACAGACCACCCAAGGACCATGGGAGCCACTGGCCTTAGCCCCGGACTTTCCCGCAGATGAGACAGTCTCAAAGCCACTGGATGTCAG TGTGCCGTGGAATCTCATTACATGCAGGGTTTTCTGGCCCCCCCAGCGGCCATCCCCAGAGCGTGCAATTGGAGGAGGGTCTGGGCACAAGCAGTGGACGGACAGAGCTACGGGTGGGCAGCTTCCTGGTGACACAGCCCCCACTGCAAGCTCCTGA
- the ANHX gene encoding anomalous homeobox protein isoform X4, which produces MQSFLTLLKEHEDTCAPPAELVTLAGRLCRDFQDDLAQLQPLVTAILDSQLRLHLLDNADVALACARVLDQQEQQQAACRLLEGCQVPGGSQELVQLWNDIHYRLVMRRLGVAALTPVQKFRCRKRNPPPPSLCPEGLKSRNFPREVREKLHNFAVGVNTNPSKAERENLALETSLTPEQVYNWFANYRRRQRALPQHMKPAQQATAEDPGARERGPDLLQPSGNPRVDSGFVDRPQWSEEREEKGPPQSPQTTQGPWEPLALAPDFPADETVSKPLDVRVFWPPQRPSPERAIGGGSGHKQWTDRATGGQLPGDTAPTASS; this is translated from the exons GCTTCCTGACTCTGCTGAAGGAGCATGAGGACACCTGTGCACCCCCGGCGGAGCTGGTGACCCTTGCGGGCAGACTGTGCCGGGACTTCCAGGATGACCTTGCCCAACTGCAGCCTTTGGTCACAGCCATTCTGGACAGCCAGCTCCGCCTGCATCTCCTGGACAACGCAGATGTGGCCCTGGCGTGCGCCCGTGTCCTGGaccagcaggagcagcagcaggcgGCTTGCCGCCTCCTGGAG GGGTGCCAGGTGCCGGGAGGCAGCCAGGAGTTAGTGCAGCTCTGGAACGACATCCACTACCGTCTGGTCATGAGGAGGCTGGGCGTGGCTGCGCTCACCCCGGTGCAGAAGTTCCGCTGCAGGAAGAG GAACCCCCCGCccccctccctctgcccagaGGGGCTGAAGAGCCGGAACTTCCCCAGAGAGGTTCGTGAGAAGCTGCACAATTTCGCTGTGGGGGTGAACACCAACCCCAGCAAGGCTGAGAGG GAGAACTTGGCATTGGAGACGAGCTTGACCCCTGAGCAGGTGTACAACTGGTTTGCCAATTACCGGCGCCGCCAAAGAGCCCTTCCCCAGCACATGAAGCCAGCCCAGCAGGCCACAGCTGAAGACCCTGGTGCGAGGGAGAGGGGTCCTGACCTCCTGCAGCCCTCAGGCAACCCCCGTGTTGACTCTGGGTTTGTGGACAGGCCTCAGTGGTCAG AGGAACGTGAGGAAAAGGGGCCTCCACAGTCCCCACAGACCACCCAAGGACCATGGGAGCCACTGGCCTTAGCCCCGGACTTTCCCGCAGATGAGACAGTCTCAAAGCCACTGGATGTCAG GGTTTTCTGGCCCCCCCAGCGGCCATCCCCAGAGCGTGCAATTGGAGGAGGGTCTGGGCACAAGCAGTGGACGGACAGAGCTACGGGTGGGCAGCTTCCTGGTGACACAGCCCCCACTGCAAGCTCCTGA
- the ANHX gene encoding anomalous homeobox protein isoform X2 — MQSFLTLLKEHEDTCAPPAELVTLAGRLCRDFQDDLAQLQPLVTAILDSQLRLHLLDNADVALACARVLDQQEQQQAACRLLEGCQVPGGSQELVQLWNDIHYRLVMRRLGVAALTPVQKFRCRKRNPPPPSLCPEGLKSRNFPREVREKLHNFAVGVNTNPSKAERENLALETSLTPEQVYNWFANYRRRQRALPQHMKPAQQATAEDPGARERGPDLLQPSGNPRVDSGFVDRPQWSEEREEKGPPQSPQTTQGPWEPLALAPDFPADETVSKPLDVSPPELAPAPSAFPGPVSAMELSQALPSSQVQCSDSQASGDAFWGARMLLEFSGSSLG; from the exons GCTTCCTGACTCTGCTGAAGGAGCATGAGGACACCTGTGCACCCCCGGCGGAGCTGGTGACCCTTGCGGGCAGACTGTGCCGGGACTTCCAGGATGACCTTGCCCAACTGCAGCCTTTGGTCACAGCCATTCTGGACAGCCAGCTCCGCCTGCATCTCCTGGACAACGCAGATGTGGCCCTGGCGTGCGCCCGTGTCCTGGaccagcaggagcagcagcaggcgGCTTGCCGCCTCCTGGAG GGGTGCCAGGTGCCGGGAGGCAGCCAGGAGTTAGTGCAGCTCTGGAACGACATCCACTACCGTCTGGTCATGAGGAGGCTGGGCGTGGCTGCGCTCACCCCGGTGCAGAAGTTCCGCTGCAGGAAGAG GAACCCCCCGCccccctccctctgcccagaGGGGCTGAAGAGCCGGAACTTCCCCAGAGAGGTTCGTGAGAAGCTGCACAATTTCGCTGTGGGGGTGAACACCAACCCCAGCAAGGCTGAGAGG GAGAACTTGGCATTGGAGACGAGCTTGACCCCTGAGCAGGTGTACAACTGGTTTGCCAATTACCGGCGCCGCCAAAGAGCCCTTCCCCAGCACATGAAGCCAGCCCAGCAGGCCACAGCTGAAGACCCTGGTGCGAGGGAGAGGGGTCCTGACCTCCTGCAGCCCTCAGGCAACCCCCGTGTTGACTCTGGGTTTGTGGACAGGCCTCAGTGGTCAG AGGAACGTGAGGAAAAGGGGCCTCCACAGTCCCCACAGACCACCCAAGGACCATGGGAGCCACTGGCCTTAGCCCCGGACTTTCCCGCAGATGAGACAGTCTCAAAGCCACTGGATGTCAG CCCTCCAGAGCTGGCCCCAGCCCCATCTGCCTTCCCCGGCCCTGTGTCTGCCATGGAGCTgagccaggccctgccctccagccag GTGCAGTGTTCTGATAGCCAGGCCTCTGGTGATGCCTTCTGGGGAGCCAGGATGCTCCTTGAGTTTTCAGGGAGCAGCCTGGGCTGA